A single genomic interval of Syntrophales bacterium harbors:
- a CDS encoding DUF3842 family protein has product MTKSIYVIDGQGGGIGATLIKYLREAYGDSVELIALGTNAIATAQMIKAGANRGASGENAVCRSVKQAECIVGPVAITWANAMMGEVTSKMAAAVTSSGALKVLLPLFREKIEIVGINREPLPRLMQALIEHTKVFAAVNTQDEI; this is encoded by the coding sequence TTGACGAAATCTATCTATGTGATCGACGGTCAGGGGGGAGGAATCGGGGCCACCCTGATCAAGTATTTGCGGGAAGCATATGGAGACTCGGTCGAACTGATCGCCCTCGGGACTAACGCAATCGCCACGGCTCAGATGATCAAGGCAGGCGCCAACCGGGGGGCTTCCGGTGAAAACGCCGTTTGTCGTTCGGTTAAACAGGCCGAGTGCATTGTGGGTCCTGTCGCGATAACCTGGGCAAACGCGATGATGGGCGAAGTGACATCCAAAATGGCCGCGGCAGTTACCTCAAGCGGGGCATTAAAAGTGCTGTTGCCGCTCTTCCGGGAAAAAATAGAGATTGTGGGAATAAATAGAGAACCGCTGCCGCGCCTGATGCAGGCGCTGATAGAACATACAAAAGTGTTCGCGGCAGTTAACACGCAAGACGAGATATAG
- a CDS encoding ParB/RepB/Spo0J family partition protein, producing MVTMNPAPATTHQKGNLYQIPITDFKLDPAQPRKVVDPDALAELAVSIAKFGILQPLLFREAEQGWVYIVAGERRFQAAQQAGLLVIPAICVTGDYAEIALIENLQRQDLTIVEEAEALQRLKDEKKYTDEQLSGVIGKARQTVSDILNLNRLPLDIRDKCRGDRQISRRTLIDISRKKQERAMITAYNAYMDNQNQVKGSPPSEERPERPRRCRGVGWAGCLMLCRTGTQNSVCYTDQPNYCYAC from the coding sequence ATGGTAACCATGAACCCGGCGCCTGCGACGACTCACCAAAAAGGTAACCTCTACCAAATTCCCATCACGGACTTCAAACTGGACCCCGCCCAACCCCGGAAGGTTGTCGACCCCGACGCCCTCGCGGAGCTTGCCGTATCCATTGCGAAGTTCGGCATTCTCCAGCCGCTGCTTTTTCGCGAGGCGGAACAGGGCTGGGTATATATTGTCGCCGGAGAGCGCCGCTTTCAGGCGGCCCAGCAGGCGGGTTTGCTGGTTATCCCCGCCATCTGCGTTACGGGGGACTACGCCGAGATCGCCCTGATCGAGAACTTGCAGCGTCAGGATCTCACCATCGTCGAAGAGGCAGAGGCCCTCCAACGTCTCAAGGACGAGAAAAAGTACACCGACGAGCAACTTTCCGGCGTCATCGGCAAGGCGCGCCAGACCGTAAGCGACATCCTCAACCTGAACAGGCTCCCCTTGGATATCCGGGACAAGTGCCGGGGGGATCGTCAGATTTCCCGTCGGACGCTCATCGATATCTCACGGAAGAAGCAGGAACGCGCCATGATAACGGCCTACAACGCCTACATGGACAACCAGAACCAGGTAAAGGGAAGCCCCCCGTCAGAAGAAAGACCCGAACGACCCCGGCGCTGCCGGGGTGTTGGATGGGCAGGGTGTTTGATGCTCTGCCGGACAGGAACCCAAAATTCGGTGTGTTATACGGATCAACCTAATTATTGTTATGCATGCTGA
- a CDS encoding DUF2442 domain-containing protein, with protein MPMKATIKNLRLSGEYMTLTIDGDEKKFKIKDISPILDKASEAERNTFEVSPSGYGIHWPLLDEDIAIDGLRGIVHSREMQRKSA; from the coding sequence ATGCCAATGAAGGCAACAATTAAAAATCTTCGTTTAAGTGGCGAATATATGACTTTGACCATTGATGGAGACGAGAAGAAATTCAAAATAAAAGACATATCACCCATACTTGATAAGGCATCTGAAGCCGAACGGAATACATTCGAGGTTTCTCCTTCCGGATACGGCATCCACTGGCCTCTGCTTGACGAAGATATAGCGATTGACGGGCTACGGGGAATTGTCCACTCAAGAGAGATGCAAAGAAAATCCGCCTAA
- a CDS encoding zeta toxin family protein: MKGEMNKKEKRRIIIIAGPNGAGKTTFAEEFLPNEADCPIFVNADLIAAGFAPFDPDRVTIKAGRLMLLEIFEHVRHRDSFAFETTLSGRVYARHISVWREQGFIVKLFFLRLASPELAIARVCQRVKAGGHNVPEETIRRRFVSGLRNFEEIYKPIVDEWALYDNSSRTSILVEEGGMK; this comes from the coding sequence ATGAAGGGTGAGATGAACAAGAAGGAGAAACGCAGAATTATCATCATTGCCGGGCCAAACGGCGCAGGGAAAACGACTTTTGCCGAAGAGTTTCTACCCAACGAGGCCGACTGTCCCATTTTTGTCAACGCGGATTTGATTGCCGCCGGGTTTGCTCCCTTTGACCCGGATCGCGTCACGATTAAGGCCGGGCGGTTGATGTTATTGGAAATCTTTGAACATGTTCGACATCGAGACAGTTTTGCATTTGAAACAACGTTGAGCGGTCGGGTCTATGCGAGACACATATCGGTGTGGCGGGAGCAAGGATTTATTGTAAAACTTTTCTTTTTGCGCCTTGCCTCACCCGAATTGGCCATCGCTCGGGTATGTCAGAGGGTGAAGGCGGGTGGCCATAATGTTCCGGAAGAGACGATTCGCCGTAGATTCGTGTCAGGCCTCCGCAATTTTGAAGAAATATACAAACCGATTGTAGATGAATGGGCGCTTTATGATAATTCATCGAGAACGTCGATACTGGTCGAAGAGGGAGGCATGAAATGA
- a CDS encoding DUF2726 domain-containing protein — translation MFHSLLPLVGIIVVFVIIAALFKVLLKKGKREPQGYPYEKEPALFSPAERSFLGVLEQAVNGRYRFMGKVRLADVVKVKTGMSRSAWQKAFNRIQSKHLDIVACDPATLMVEFVVELDDETHRQSKRQVRDELVNKVLQAAGIPVFHFIAKRGYSVQDVRGVLSEAEALSKT, via the coding sequence ATGTTTCATAGCCTTTTACCATTAGTTGGTATCATCGTCGTATTTGTAATCATCGCTGCCTTGTTCAAGGTTCTTCTCAAGAAAGGTAAGCGGGAACCGCAGGGCTACCCGTACGAAAAGGAACCGGCTCTCTTCTCTCCTGCAGAACGTTCTTTCCTGGGTGTGCTTGAGCAGGCCGTCAATGGCCGATACCGGTTTATGGGTAAAGTCAGGCTTGCCGATGTCGTGAAGGTAAAAACCGGAATGAGCAGAAGCGCGTGGCAAAAAGCCTTCAACCGAATCCAAAGCAAGCATCTTGATATCGTGGCCTGTGACCCGGCAACATTGATGGTGGAGTTTGTGGTAGAGCTTGACGATGAGACTCACCGCCAGTCGAAAAGACAGGTTCGAGACGAGCTCGTCAACAAAGTCCTTCAGGCCGCTGGTATCCCCGTATTCCACTTCATCGCAAAAAGAGGGTATTCGGTGCAAGACGTCCGCGGAGTGCTCTCTGAAGCGGAGGCATTGAGTAAGACATGA